The DNA segment AATTAAGTCCCGCTTCCTCAAAAAGTAATCGAGAAGCCTGATAAGTTAGCCAGCCGTTAAATTCAGTAGCAGAAGTTGAGGCATTGCCTGCTCCTTCCAGGTAGAAACGCTCGCGGCTCCAGCCATTAGCAACCACGTTCCAGCCATAGCCTGCGGTCTCGTCTGTGTGAATAATGATGGCACCTAACGCACCCATTTCTTTAGCCTTTTCATATTTGTAAGAATACCGACCATAGTACAGGCGGGTGGTTCCGGCAAAAACATCTTCAGAAAATTCAGGATCGTTATTTTTTATAACTAAGATTTTACCCTTTACATCCACACCTTTAAAATCATCCCAGTCTTCTTCCGGAGCTTGAATTCCATATCCAACATACACCAACTCAGCGTTACGTATGTCTACTTCTTCGGCTTGATTTGCAGGCCAGGCCATGAATTCATCATAATATTGCAAAGCAAATGGAGAACGACCGTTTGTAGCCACTGACATTTCAGCGTTTGAAGTTGTTTGCCCAAGCAAAGGGAATTCTTGTATATAGCTTCCATTACCGGCGGCAGGTTCAGCACCCATACTTTCAAATTCAGAAACAAGGTAATCAACCGTCATTTGCTCTCCTTCAGTACCAGTAGCGCGGCCCATGAATTCATCAGAAGAAAGGGTCTCGATGTGCCGAAGCAGCGAATCTTTATTAATACTTTGGGCAGCTTGATCTGCGGGGGAGGTATTGCAGGAAACCAAAAATAGGGATGCTGCAATTATCGAAAAGAATGATTTCATAAAGGAAATGTTAGGCTTAGTTGATGTGCTGAATGTAACTGATATAGCTCACAAAATGTATAAAAAAAGGCAAGGGTGTGCTTAAACATATCAGCACCCTTCGCCTGAATAACATCAGTAATCCTGATAAAAATACCCCAATCCAGAACGGAAGGGTTGATTTTTAATCAAAATCACAAAATTAGTTAGCCGCTTTCAGTTCAACCGTAAACTTTTGAACCAAGCTGCTTACAAGCTGATCATTTTGCATTCCGCCAATGAGATAAAATTCATTACCGGCTTTGGCGATGCCCCGGTGATCCATAGTAGCAGTTGGCATCTCTCCAAGTTCCACCCATTCTTCAGTGTCTAAGCGGTAAGCAAAAGCTGAACCTTCAGCGAAAGCAGGTTGCTTATTATAACCGATAGCATTGTAGTTGTAAGGATTTGTTGAGCCACCTACAAAAACAACCATTTCTACGGGAGAGTCTACCCCAACAGCAGCCATTCTATAGCGTGCTTTTCCAGGATGTTGTTTGATTCGGCTCCAGTTAATCATTTCTGGATTTTCGGCATCAATTTCACCTTTAATACTGCCGGGCGACATTAGGAAAATTTGTTCACCTTCATCAATAACAGACTGTACTCCGTCCGATAAAACCATGGTGTTTCCAACAATTCCACCTGCGTGCCCAAATACCGGAGGGCCAGGATATGGAGTAGCATGCTTCCAGGAATTAGTTTGGGTATCGTAAACCTGTACATTCGATACATTGTTCGTGTTGTTCCAGCCACTAATGAGATAGATGTAGCGATCTTGGTAAACAAGTGATACAGCATCTTCTACAGGAAGGAGCATATTAGCTACCTCTTCATAGGAATTAGCAACGGGGTCGTACATAAAGACTTCCTCAGTAGAAACTTCGGAGCCATCTTCTGCAACTGTATAACCACCGAAAATATAGACTTTGCCATCTACATATTCTGCTGTACTTGCTAATCGGCCGGTTTCGTCAGGAACTCCTGGAATTTCATTCCAAATGCCTTCGGTAACATTATAGCTTGCAGCATAATCGCTGACATCTTCAAAGGTCTTTCCTTTCTCAAGTCCTAAGAAGGTGTATAGGTACCAGTCGCCATCTACCTGAGCAGCAGAAACAGCATTATTGGCGATCTCAGTAGGAAGGGAGTCTGCCTGTGACCAATTCAAAGTAACCTGCTTAGGCGCCTGTTGGCACGAGGCTACTAAAATTGATAGTGTTAGAAGTAATAAGATTCTTTTCATTGTATGAATAATTGACTTAAAGTCTGATTTTTAATTCTGCCTGAACACTTGCACTTTGGCATTCCAAAAAAGTGTTCAGTATTTGTTTAATTTCAAGCCTTAAATATACGGTTTTTCTATGTCTTCTTTTAATAATAAAATAGTTCTAATAACTGGCGGAGCCAGCGGAATAGGCCTTCTCATGGGGAGGAAATCACTCGAGCGCGGTGCTCAGAAGTTGGTTATTTGGGATGTTAATGAAGATAAAATGCTGGAAGCAGCAAAACGCCTTTCCAAAGAAGGAAATACCGTAGTAACCGACTTGGTGGATGTGAGCAATGCTGAAGAGGTGCAAGCAGCAGCCGAACGGGTACTTCAAGAGCACGGCACCGTAGATATTTTATTCAATAATGCCGGAATTGTTGTTGGCGAGAAGTTTGAAAACCATACCATGGACCATATCAAAAAAACGATGAGTGTGAACAGTCTTGGCCTGATGTATGTAGCCCGTGCTTTCTTACCAGCCATGATTGAGAGCGGATATGGATATATAATTAACATTGCCTCGGCTGCAGGGTTGACTCCAAACCCGGGAATGACGGTGTATGCTGCAAGTAAATGGGCAGCAGTTGGGTGGTCAGAGTCATTAAATCTCGAGCTTCAAAAAAATGAACAACCCGTAAAAGTACTCACGGTGATGCCCAGCTATATTAATACTGGAATGTTTGCGGGAGTAACGGCCCCGTTGTTAATGCCGCTTCTTGATC comes from the Balneola sp. genome and includes:
- a CDS encoding galactose oxidase, with amino-acid sequence MKRILLLLTLSILVASCQQAPKQVTLNWSQADSLPTEIANNAVSAAQVDGDWYLYTFLGLEKGKTFEDVSDYAASYNVTEGIWNEIPGVPDETGRLASTAEYVDGKVYIFGGYTVAEDGSEVSTEEVFMYDPVANSYEEVANMLLPVEDAVSLVYQDRYIYLISGWNNTNNVSNVQVYDTQTNSWKHATPYPGPPVFGHAGGIVGNTMVLSDGVQSVIDEGEQIFLMSPGSIKGEIDAENPEMINWSRIKQHPGKARYRMAAVGVDSPVEMVVFVGGSTNPYNYNAIGYNKQPAFAEGSAFAYRLDTEEWVELGEMPTATMDHRGIAKAGNEFYLIGGMQNDQLVSSLVQKFTVELKAAN
- a CDS encoding short-chain dehydrogenase, yielding MSSFNNKIVLITGGASGIGLLMGRKSLERGAQKLVIWDVNEDKMLEAAKRLSKEGNTVVTDLVDVSNAEEVQAAAERVLQEHGTVDILFNNAGIVVGEKFENHTMDHIKKTMSVNSLGLMYVARAFLPAMIESGYGYIINIASAAGLTPNPGMTVYAASKWAAVGWSESLNLELQKNEQPVKVLTVMPSYINTGMFAGVTAPLLMPLLDPEDISTKILDAVERGKARLREPFMVKLTPFLKGILPAKAYDFIADKVFGVYDSMNTFIGRKTDH